From the Pedobacter cryoconitis genome, one window contains:
- a CDS encoding nicotinamide mononucleotide adenylyltransferase yields the protein MEREILDTKRKALNINLNSNIYGTFAEIGAGQEVARNFFTAGAASGTVAKTMSAYDMTFSDAIYGVEETGRYVSQSRLTKMLNHEFGLLTERLYGEKYETRSFFAFADTVTTLNYNKSNDPHGWIGIKFQTEPGGEPNEIFFHVRLLDTDAALQQNVLGIIGVNLVYAAFYYHTDPKRMIESLADNLTVGSVEIDLISVNGPAFKNINNILLNLYLIVKDFSDAAIFDSLGNPCLPKDLLYKKDIMILRTKYAQKSLPNFSMFNKAVDQFKRTEDVKKDNLSVLIEVLLSNVLTADEEIPENIDLEAVALRAEELCKTGNLVIVSNFARHNKLAKYLDRCKPKSVGISTNINNLKFVFNSYNFGENYSSMLLSYVSDMFTKNVKLFAYPFLDKKSNKVITTVNMPVTPEAKPLFDFLILNGYITDIKEYSETDVKTV from the coding sequence ATGGAAAGAGAAATTCTTGATACCAAGCGTAAAGCCCTGAATATTAATCTAAACTCTAATATTTACGGGACTTTCGCTGAGATCGGGGCGGGACAGGAAGTAGCGCGTAATTTTTTTACTGCCGGTGCGGCTTCAGGAACAGTAGCCAAAACGATGTCTGCCTATGATATGACTTTTAGTGATGCAATCTACGGGGTTGAAGAAACCGGAAGATATGTAAGTCAATCCAGGCTGACTAAAATGCTGAACCACGAATTTGGTTTGCTGACTGAAAGATTGTATGGTGAAAAATATGAGACCAGAAGCTTCTTCGCTTTTGCAGATACAGTAACTACCCTGAATTATAATAAATCAAATGATCCGCATGGCTGGATTGGTATTAAGTTTCAGACTGAGCCTGGAGGAGAACCGAATGAGATCTTTTTCCATGTACGTTTACTGGATACCGATGCTGCACTTCAGCAAAATGTATTGGGTATAATAGGAGTGAACCTGGTTTATGCAGCTTTCTATTACCATACAGATCCAAAAAGAATGATTGAATCACTTGCGGATAACCTGACTGTAGGTTCTGTAGAGATCGATTTGATTTCTGTAAATGGCCCTGCTTTTAAAAACATCAATAATATCCTGCTGAATCTTTACCTGATTGTAAAGGATTTCTCAGATGCAGCCATTTTTGACTCCCTTGGAAACCCATGCTTACCTAAAGATCTTTTGTACAAAAAGGATATCATGATTTTGCGGACAAAATATGCGCAGAAATCATTGCCTAACTTTAGTATGTTCAACAAAGCTGTAGATCAGTTTAAAAGAACAGAAGATGTAAAGAAAGACAACCTGAGCGTTTTAATTGAGGTCTTGTTATCAAATGTTTTGACTGCTGATGAAGAGATCCCTGAAAACATTGACCTGGAAGCAGTAGCACTAAGAGCTGAAGAATTATGTAAAACAGGTAACCTTGTGATTGTTTCCAACTTTGCAAGACATAATAAACTAGCCAAATACCTGGACAGATGTAAGCCTAAAAGTGTAGGTATTTCAACAAACATCAATAACCTGAAGTTTGTATTCAACTCTTATAATTTTGGTGAGAACTATTCCAGCATGCTGTTAAGTTATGTAAGCGATATGTTTACCAAAAATGTAAAATTGTTTGCTTACCCTTTCCTGGATAAAAAATCTAATAAAGTAATTACTACTGTAAATATGCCGGTGACACCGGAAGCAAAACCGCTTTTTGACTTTCTGATCCTGAACGGATATATTACAGATATCAAAGAATACAGTGAAACAGATGTGAAGACCGTTTAA
- a CDS encoding YajQ family cyclic di-GMP-binding protein, with translation MPTFDIVSKVDAQTLDNAMNNAKKEILNRYDFSTSQSTIDHDKKTNVITIVTEDDMRLKAIEDSIISRMVKQNLDPKSLDFGKEQYASGNMIRKEVSIKEGIDKDVAKKIVAKIKASGLKVQASVMDDQLRVQSKNIDDLQKVISLCKGEDFGQPLQYINMRN, from the coding sequence ATGCCCACTTTCGATATCGTAAGTAAAGTTGACGCGCAGACATTGGATAATGCAATGAACAACGCAAAAAAAGAGATCCTTAACCGTTATGATTTCTCTACCTCTCAGAGTACTATTGACCATGACAAGAAAACAAATGTGATCACCATTGTTACTGAAGATGACATGCGTCTGAAAGCCATTGAGGATTCTATCATTTCCCGTATGGTGAAACAAAATCTTGATCCTAAAAGTCTTGATTTTGGAAAGGAACAATATGCTTCTGGCAATATGATCAGAAAAGAAGTTTCTATCAAAGAAGGAATTGATAAAGATGTCGCTAAAAAGATAGTTGCAAAAATCAAAGCCAGCGGACTTAAAGTTCAGGCTTCTGTAATGGACGACCAATTGCGTGTACAAAGCAAAAACATTGATGACCTTCAAAAGGTAATCTCGCTTTGTAAAGGTGAAGATTTCGGACAGCCACTTCAATACATCAACATGCGTAACTAA
- a CDS encoding GNAT family N-acetyltransferase — MEIADNGFIFSDDKGKIDAVAVHLFLSTKSYWAEGIPLQTVKRSIENSLCFGIYQETRQIGFARWITDRATFAYLADVYVEEEFRGMGLSKKLMSLMLFHPDLQGLRRYMLATRDAHSLYSQYGFEPLETPENIMAVTVKDIYKKQED, encoded by the coding sequence ATGGAAATTGCTGATAATGGCTTTATTTTTTCGGACGACAAAGGCAAAATTGATGCGGTTGCCGTTCATCTTTTCCTGAGTACCAAATCTTACTGGGCTGAAGGGATTCCTTTACAAACAGTCAAAAGATCTATTGAGAATTCGCTTTGCTTTGGAATCTATCAGGAAACCCGGCAAATAGGATTTGCCAGATGGATTACTGACCGTGCTACGTTTGCTTATCTGGCAGATGTATATGTGGAGGAAGAGTTCCGTGGTATGGGGCTCTCGAAAAAACTAATGTCGCTTATGCTTTTCCATCCCGATCTCCAGGGCTTAAGAAGATACATGCTGGCTACAAGAGACGCACATAGCCTTTATAGTCAATATGGTTTTGAGCCATTGGAAACGCCAGAAAATATAATGGCTGTTACGGTCAAAGACATTTATAAAAAGCAGGAAGATTAA
- a CDS encoding LLM class flavin-dependent oxidoreductase: MELGISMFGDLRVDPITNKFQPAQQRLGEIIEEIKLMDELGLDYFGIGEHHRPDFAVSSPEILLAAAAVVTKNIKLGSAVSVLSSADPVKLYQNFAMVDLLSNGRAELMAGRGSFIESFPLFGNNLTDYNELFTEKLDLLLKINQEETITWKGKFRPELVNQQVLPRAVDNNLPIWIAVGGTPESVIRAGKLGLPLMIAIIGGSPSQFKPLFNLYREEYQKAGHDMARFQVGIHAHAFFGENADEVAANYYPLYAAQMDRIGKSRGWSPYTKYQFDYGRQKEGALFVGDAEAAIDKILYVQEMFGLTRFAAHMDIGAPSHKDMMKSIEIFGTKIAPKVREALKK, encoded by the coding sequence ATGGAATTAGGTATTAGTATGTTCGGGGATTTACGTGTTGATCCAATAACAAATAAATTTCAACCTGCCCAGCAAAGATTGGGCGAGATTATCGAAGAGATAAAATTAATGGACGAACTGGGACTGGATTATTTCGGTATCGGAGAACATCACCGTCCTGATTTTGCAGTTTCAAGTCCTGAAATATTACTGGCAGCAGCAGCTGTAGTAACCAAAAACATTAAACTAGGCAGTGCGGTAAGTGTATTAAGTTCCGCTGATCCGGTGAAGTTGTATCAGAACTTTGCAATGGTTGATTTATTGTCCAATGGCCGTGCAGAATTGATGGCAGGCCGTGGAAGTTTCATCGAATCGTTCCCTTTATTCGGGAACAATCTGACTGATTACAATGAATTGTTTACAGAGAAATTAGACTTATTGTTAAAAATAAATCAAGAAGAAACCATTACCTGGAAAGGAAAATTCAGACCCGAGCTGGTTAATCAGCAGGTTTTGCCAAGAGCAGTTGATAACAATTTACCAATCTGGATTGCTGTAGGCGGTACTCCGGAATCTGTGATCAGAGCCGGTAAATTAGGGTTGCCTTTAATGATCGCTATTATTGGCGGATCACCAAGTCAGTTTAAGCCTTTATTTAACTTATATAGAGAAGAATATCAAAAAGCAGGGCATGATATGGCCAGGTTTCAGGTAGGTATACATGCGCATGCATTTTTTGGCGAAAATGCAGATGAAGTAGCTGCTAACTATTATCCATTGTATGCCGCACAAATGGACAGGATAGGAAAATCACGTGGCTGGTCACCTTATACTAAATACCAGTTTGATTATGGCAGACAAAAAGAAGGGGCATTATTTGTGGGCGATGCTGAAGCCGCAATTGACAAAATCTTATATGTACAGGAAATGTTTGGCCTGACGCGTTTTGCAGCACATATGGATATCGGCGCACCTTCGCATAAAGATATGATGAAGTCTATCGAGATTTTCGGAACTAAGATCGCTCCCAAAGTTCGTGAAGCATTAAAAAAATAA